The sequence CACTCTGCACCAGCACCGAGAAGAAGTTTGGGTTGCTGAAGTTCAGTGTGCTCTGAGAAAAACAGAGTGGACAGTAGGGCTGACCGATAAATCGTATTTTCATCGTCATCGCGATATGAACATGCGCGGTTAACACATCGGAAAAGATGCCTGAAACGCgatgaataaaaatcattttatttacacGCTCCATGTATTCACACCCAGCATGCGAACATTTGACCTATCAGATGGAGCCCTGGATACATGCGCCATGCATTCACACCATTTGGCTAATCAGATGAAGCAACAGCTAGCCGTCGGCGCCGGCAGCGTCCCCGGGTCCTATGTTCCCCCGGGTCCTATGTGTTCCGGAGCCACCCTCAAATTAGTTGGTGTTAATTTTGTGGCGACTGCGAGGCTATGTAACACGATGGCGGAGAAAGGAGAGAATAGCGAGGAAAATGTGGTTGACGAAGACCTTGTGGTGAAAAAGAACTGCACTTCTGCAATTTGGAGTTATTTTGGATTCCGTAGCGACGACGTGTTACAAACACAGGTACTGTGTAAAACATGCCGAACAGCTGTGGCAACttccagaggaaacacaacaaacctcCATCACCACCTGCAACACAACCATAAAGAACTACACGAACAATTCAAAGCTAGCCAAACCACAAAACCAAAAACGGTGAGTAGCAGCAAATCTAAAACCTTGCAACAGTCCATTTCTCAGAGTTTTGCGTGCGTGACTCCTTACGAGAAAACATCCAAACGCCACGGAGAAATAACAGAGGCCATAACTCGTTATTTGGCTAAGGACATGATGCCTATAAACACAGTGACCAAAGATGGTTTTGTGAGTCTGATAAGGAAACTGGACCGAAGATACAGCATTCCATCACGCAATTATTTTTCCCAAGTCGCCATTCCAAAAATGTACGACACATGCAGGAAGACAGTGGAATCGGAACTGGGTCAAATTGAACACTACGCCTGTACCACAGATCTTTGGTCCAGTCGAACGACAGAGCCCTACATCAGCCTCACTGTACACTTCCTGGATCAAGACTTTGAACTGAAAACGCGATGTCTACAGACAGCCTACTTCCCCGGAGAACACACTGGGGAAAACATTGCGTGTGGACTACGTGAGGCTTTGACCAGCTGGAATTTGCGGGAAGAGCAGCTAGCTTGCATCACCACCGACAACGGGTCAAACGTTGTGAAGGCCACCGAACTCAACCACTGGGTCAGACTTCAGTGTTTTGGCCACAGGCTGCATCTTGCCATCGGTAAGTGTAAATTAATACATTTGCTTTACGTGGCATTATTGTTATCTATTGCCGtcttattttgtaatattattgttttattattgtttttgttatttattgttattattttatattgttttttgttttttgagaaCCTCTGTGTCTATTGTTTTGTAACCTATTGATTTTGAGCTCATGCCTACAAGTTAAACTACTACTACATGCCACATAATGGTAGTCTGTCTAGTCCCTGAATCATTACTTTGTAATTACTGTAGTTAACTAGTATGTAGTCCCTGAATTATTACTTTGTAATAATTGTAGTTAATTATGCAGTCTCTGAATTATTTCTTTGTAATTATTAGAAAATTGTTAGATTTTGCAGTTAGGCTACAATGATTACTGGtaggttttaatatttttttcatgtgttttcctgTCTTTCCAGAAAATGCTGTTAAAGATGACAGCCGCATTGCCCGTGCTGCTGGGCTTTGTAAAAAATTGGTGGGACATTTCTCCCACAGCTGGAAGCAGAAGATGGCACTGAAAGAAGCACAACAGGAGCACAACCTCCCAGAGCACTCACTCATCACAGAATGCCCAACTAGGTGGGGCTCGAGGCAAAAGATGATGGAGAGGATCTTGGAGCAGCGGCAAGCCATATCTAATGTCCTCTCGGCAGACCGAAAAACACGGCATCTGGTTCCCTCCTGGCAGGACCTGGATGTACTGGAGTCTGTAAACCTGGCATTACACCCTTTGCATGTATTTACTGATGCTCTTTCCGGGGAAAGCTATGTGAGTGTTTCATATGTGAAACCAGTCCTTCATCTCTTGAATACATCAGTTCTTGCAGAAAAGGAAGATGACACCAATTTAACCAAGACCATTAAAGTGAAAATCCTGGATTacatgaatacaaagtatgatGACCCAGCAACACAAGAACTTCTGGACACTGCATCCTTCATGGACCCCAGGTTCAAGGTCAGCTACATCAGCAGCGAAAGAGTCCAAGACATCAAGACCAGGGTGATgtcagaaatgaaagaaacagcACGGAAGGTAATTGGGTTATACATTTGACATGAGCACTGGTGGGATACAAGATGTCACATACTGTAATCAGATGGTGCATTATCTGAATGTGAATGGAACATGTGTATTTTTCTATGTATTCTTAATTGTCTCTCTGTTTTAGGAGGGAACACCTTCTGACAACACTGAGGCCCAAAGCATGGATCCACCCAGCAACAAGAAGGCAAAGCGATCATTGGGCAGTTTGCTCAAAACAAGTCCAGGCCCCACCACTCCCACCGCATCTTCCATGCAGCTGGAGCAAGCTCTTGAAGCTGAACTTAACAGCTACTTGCTGTCCCCCACCATTGACAGTGAGGCAGACCCTTTGGCTTGGTGGAAACTCCACCAGGTCACCTACTCAAGGCTGAGCAAACTAGCTCGGAGGTATCTTTGTATAGCTGCCACTAGTTCACCCTCTGAGAGGCTATTCAGCACATCAGGGAATGTGGTAACATGTCAACGTGCATGTTTGAAACCCAGCAAAGTCAACATGCTGGTTTTCTTGGCCAAGAACTTGCCCTAAAGAATAACTTGCCATAAgggtagattttttttttcctgattgtATCTTGATTTAGTTATTTCAATTTTCCCCCGCATACTATAGATCTCTGCACCTTGTTAGGCGGAGTCGAGGGCCTTGATGATTGTAATGGGAGACATTAGTTATTTTAAATTGCCATGCccatgtttaatttatatttatttaattatttaagttgttttcccccagatatttttttatttcaagagtTCAATGGTTTTGTTCAGTTtagaagaaaatattttaaatagagCAGGGGAAATTAAACTTCGTTGGGTGTTCATGTTGTGCACTTTGTtcaataaaagttaaataaaataatttatttcatttctttattcagtggGCATAGGCTATTCAATGTTTGGGGTCTATGTTAGCAGTGTACCTATTATAGCAGAAAGACAGGAACTGTATAGCTAATATGCACACttcaatatttgtttatttatcgcaAGTCATATCTCATCGCAATATTGAACAATGGTATCGCACATCGCAGATTTTCCTCATATCGTGCAGGCCTAGTGGacagtgaaaaatacaaaagaaatACTATTGTGCAACATGCTTTTGAAACCTGCCATGTTTGTTCAAAATGAAACACCACACTCCCTCTCACAACGTGAGCATTTAATACCTCACTACAAATAAACACCTAACTAATTCCAAATACCTCAACCTCTTTTACTCTTTTTGTGTAATAATTCAGAACTGCGTAGGCTAGTctacattttatgtatttatttaaaattttatttagactttttataatttgtgtatttgttaatAGTTCTGACTGTGTGGCACGGACAAGAATTCAAATTAACCCGTACCGTCTTGTACCCTTACAAATGGCAATAaacatctatccatctatttgCTTTACAAAGGAAACATCTTGCAGAGGTGCTGCGATGGATTTTATTTGCTTGTTCTGGTTAATTTTGACTAATGTGAAAGTGTTAGGGTGGCACAGTAATGCAGCTGTTAGCCCTTTTGCCTCACAGGAAGACAATTTGAATCCTGGTTTGGccagggtctttctgtgtggagttcacATTttgtccctgtgtctgtgtggggttTCTCTAGCTTCATCCTACGATCCCAAAAAACCCTGCAGGTTGAATCATTATGTTAGACCCTAAAtttgactgtaggtgtgaatgtgagtatgaaaggttgtttgtctctgttagGTGTCCCCTGTaatgggattggctccagctccccccatgACCTAACAATATAAATTGTAATCTCAAACATGACAGGGAAAAGCCCGAAATTTGCAAATGCGATGCTACCGAGTGTTTTGGGCATTTTATCTTGACATCATCAAAGTAGCTGCATCATTTTGACTAATGATTTGAAAGGATAAcaaaggaaggaaaggaaacaCTAATCCTAATTGGTTTTTCCCACAACAAAATTAAAATTTTAGTGAGTTGAGTTTAATTCAGCATGTGTTATTCTGTgatgagcagctgcaggatgAAGAGAAAACCTACCGTCATGTTCATCAGGACCTTCTTATTGGTGTGGTCGAATTGAACTGTCACTGAGCGTATCCCATCATCCACCACGACCACCAAgcgagggaagaggaagaaggcgACCAGCGAAGATGCCAGGAGACAGAGCACGACTGACAAGACCACGTACAGCTTCCTACAACAAAGGAAATATAGTGAGAGATTTATCACCAGGAAAGAGATATACGTACTATGtaaagaaaatgtgaataaatctGTGAAATGTCAGGGTTTTCTGAATTAACTGGACATAGCATGTGATCTGATCTTCATCCAAGTCAAAAGCGAAGACAATGCATCTACAGTCCTTAAGAGCAGCATCATCCACGACAGATTCTGACgaattctggacattttccggaCTTGGCCTTTCACATATCGGGAACACAGCAAGAGACTGTCCGAGTCAGATGggttcacaacaacaagaacattTCCTCAGACTTCAGGTGAGGGGGTGGCACCTGAGTGTAACATGTAGGATGGAGGACATAATGTGGGAATTCTGCTGCGGAAATCACATGTTCTTGTTGACAGCAAATCGACACCAGTGCCAGTCCTACTCGCcgaaagctcttgaatctcagtGTCATCTTCATCTCGTTGTGTCTTCTAGTTGTGTGTCACCTCTATTTCATTCAGAGATATTGGTATTCCATCAGTTTTTTTCAATTCTTCAGTCGTGTGTTCATTCAGGAGAATATCCAGggcctgtctgaaagcagcatatGATACTTGAAAAGACTTGGGAATTAATTGTCCCCTTGATGATGTTGAGCTGCAAAGACCCAAGGGAGAAGGAGACCCAGCCAATACTGATGCTCCCTTCAACCAACTTGACCGTTGGGATGATGTTTTCATGTTGACATGCCGCTTCCTCTTTATATCACACAGTACATATCGCTGCCTGTTCTACCCAA comes from Pleuronectes platessa chromosome 6, fPlePla1.1, whole genome shotgun sequence and encodes:
- the LOC128442717 gene encoding E3 SUMO-protein ligase ZBED1, with translation MNTKYDDPATQELLDTASFMDPRFKVSYISSERVQDIKTRVMSEMKETARKEGTPSDNTEAQSMDPPSNKKAKRSLGSLLKTSPGPTTPTASSMQLEQALEAELNSYLLSPTIDSEADPLAWWKLHQVTYSRLSKLARRYLCIAATSSPSERLFSTSGNVVTCQRACLKPSKVNMLVFLAKNLP